One genomic window of Halomicrobium sp. LC1Hm includes the following:
- a CDS encoding CPBP family intramembrane glutamic endopeptidase, with protein MTETTVNTSFVKRFSVMLLAGIPGILALMGYIYLTTPSIAVPAGLSPPLLAVFSGVNSLLLLVVACLLGTYAAPQVGLQSYLNDREGIGGRIWRRLRPEVGLAVSLGAFGGVLILLLDVALSPFVAQDLPQSAIGATDLTVANVLAYAPVRFLYGGITEELLLRFGLMSTLTFVGWYVTGRRSDGPGPWVMWVAIVVSAVLFGIGHLPALAQSVELTPALTVRTILLNAIAGVLLGWLYWQRSLEAAMVAHAAFHVPLVVLSLVQVALL; from the coding sequence ATGACAGAGACGACTGTAAACACCTCCTTCGTAAAACGATTCAGCGTGATGCTGCTAGCTGGTATTCCGGGAATCCTCGCCCTCATGGGGTACATTTATCTCACGACGCCGTCGATAGCGGTCCCAGCTGGACTATCGCCCCCACTCCTTGCTGTGTTCTCAGGTGTCAATTCGCTTCTCCTACTTGTCGTCGCGTGTCTGCTCGGTACGTACGCGGCTCCACAAGTGGGACTGCAATCGTACCTCAATGATAGAGAGGGAATCGGTGGCAGAATCTGGCGACGCCTCCGTCCGGAGGTTGGCCTCGCCGTTAGCCTCGGCGCATTCGGGGGCGTACTCATTCTACTTCTCGACGTTGCCTTGTCGCCATTCGTCGCTCAGGACCTACCCCAGTCCGCAATCGGGGCGACCGATCTGACCGTGGCGAACGTCCTCGCGTACGCTCCGGTCCGCTTCCTCTACGGAGGCATCACGGAAGAGTTACTCCTCCGGTTCGGGCTCATGTCGACGCTCACATTCGTCGGCTGGTACGTCACGGGTCGTCGTTCGGACGGGCCCGGTCCGTGGGTCATGTGGGTCGCGATCGTGGTCTCTGCCGTGCTGTTCGGCATCGGTCATCTCCCGGCACTCGCTCAGTCCGTCGAGTTAACCCCGGCGCTTACGGTCCGAACGATCCTTCTGAATGCAATTGCCGGCGTCCTCCTCGGGTGGCTGTACTGGCAGCGAAGCCTTGAGGCAGCGATGGTGGCCCACGCCGCGTTCCACGTCCCGTTGGTGGTGCTCTCGCTCGTACAGGTCGCACTGCTCTGA
- a CDS encoding LiaF domain-containing protein — translation MKQNLPAKGSGPAGNQLAVIKTALLKPSIGDTYFINPNEIGTMPRNLVGRLTTGTVIVLIGLVLLLSTTGLVEMRSVWGWIAALFVLIGVWALIRSEFRNLVGPAMVIAIAGTFFLRNVGVVPDGAIGTWWPLFVVLFGVLVMINRSRRRQRIALEGHRAADELIAIAIFGTDERRVSTDQFTGAELVSVFGDAVIDLRESSVRTRPAIIETVSVFGDAEVRVPDAWDVRIETLNVFGDTTDRRPQGPANRAKKDEPELIVTGIAMFGDIQIRD, via the coding sequence ATGAAGCAAAATCTGCCGGCGAAGGGTTCTGGCCCCGCTGGGAACCAGTTGGCTGTGATTAAAACGGCGCTGTTGAAACCCTCAATAGGTGACACCTATTTTATAAACCCGAACGAAATAGGTACGATGCCCCGAAATCTGGTTGGCCGGCTCACGACAGGAACCGTTATCGTGTTGATCGGACTCGTTCTCTTGCTCTCGACGACGGGACTCGTCGAAATGCGGTCGGTGTGGGGCTGGATCGCGGCGCTGTTCGTCCTGATCGGCGTGTGGGCGCTGATCAGGAGCGAGTTCCGAAACCTCGTCGGTCCAGCCATGGTTATCGCAATTGCAGGAACGTTCTTCCTCAGGAACGTTGGCGTCGTGCCCGATGGGGCGATCGGCACCTGGTGGCCCCTGTTCGTCGTTCTCTTCGGCGTACTCGTCATGATCAATCGCTCACGCCGACGCCAGCGTATCGCACTTGAGGGTCATAGGGCTGCCGACGAATTGATCGCGATCGCCATATTCGGAACCGACGAACGCCGAGTGTCCACGGATCAGTTCACTGGCGCAGAACTTGTCTCGGTGTTCGGTGATGCGGTCATTGATCTCCGTGAGTCCTCCGTCCGGACACGTCCCGCAATCATCGAGACGGTATCTGTGTTCGGGGACGCTGAAGTCCGGGTTCCAGATGCGTGGGACGTCCGAATCGAGACGCTCAACGTCTTCGGCGATACGACCGACCGTCGCCCACAAGGACCCGCGAATCGAGCAAAAAAAGACGAGCCGGAACTCATCGTAACTGGTATCGCGATGTTTGGAGACATCCAAATCCGCGACTGA